A single window of Polyangia bacterium DNA harbors:
- a CDS encoding PDZ domain-containing protein, translating into MPAAADSAADRSPSPIVYRVAVPEPNSHALQVRMDVPALPARAAATIVFPAWAPGSYLVRDFVRHVYDLRVVDARGRVLPARRLDKQRWEITSGGRPFRVTYRVFAFEASVRTSFVDDSHAYWNGSSVFFFVDGEIARPCHLLVAPPAGRRWRVDTALPPLGARPNQFRATDFDELVDSPFEIGTHALLRFRAGGANFALALYGRTNADPRRLLDILRRVVTTTVRIFGGGYPFKRYLFIVHGLPVHTGGLEHKASVTMDIAGLSFEDETGYQRFADLAAHEFFHVWNVKRIRDRVLGPFDYTGENYTRLLWFHEGFTDYLANVIIQRAGILSEALFWKWIAEDFPRYANRPGRNVTPLDELSFEAWIKLYKPAENHVNDTVSYYEKGLWAGLVLDLKLRVRSGGARGLPDVFRRLWDRFGARDRPIDEADVRAATAAVAGAPMDDFFARYIHGLDELPVLPLLRKAGLIARERAEWEPDDPGAGGRDRLKEQRLRAWSGIALHPDRTLIRTVAPGSPADRAGLTFNDEVVAVGGDRVNAATFAKRIADHRPGQACAITFFRRDVLQEATLTLSENPERKLVVKPDPKAVKTALAIRRGWLGL; encoded by the coding sequence ATGCCCGCTGCTGCTGATTCTGCTGCTGATCGCTCACCGAGCCCGATCGTCTATCGCGTCGCCGTTCCCGAACCGAACAGCCACGCGCTGCAGGTGCGGATGGACGTCCCGGCGCTGCCGGCGCGCGCCGCCGCCACCATCGTGTTCCCGGCCTGGGCACCGGGCAGTTACCTGGTGCGGGATTTCGTCCGCCATGTCTACGACCTGCGCGTCGTCGACGCCCGCGGGCGCGTCTTGCCGGCGCGGCGTCTCGACAAGCAGCGCTGGGAGATCACCAGCGGCGGGCGCCCCTTTCGGGTCACTTACCGGGTGTTCGCCTTCGAGGCCAGCGTGCGCACGTCGTTCGTCGACGACAGTCACGCCTACTGGAACGGCAGCAGCGTGTTCTTCTTCGTCGACGGTGAGATCGCCCGGCCCTGTCACCTGCTGGTCGCCCCGCCCGCCGGCCGTCGCTGGCGCGTCGACACCGCCCTGCCGCCGCTGGGCGCGCGCCCCAACCAATTTCGCGCCACCGACTTCGACGAGCTGGTCGATTCGCCGTTCGAGATCGGCACGCACGCGCTGCTGCGCTTTCGCGCCGGCGGCGCCAACTTCGCGCTGGCGCTGTACGGCAGGACCAACGCCGACCCGCGCCGCCTCCTCGACATCCTGCGCCGGGTGGTCACCACCACCGTTCGCATTTTCGGCGGCGGCTATCCTTTCAAACGTTACCTCTTCATCGTGCACGGTCTGCCGGTCCACACCGGGGGCCTGGAACACAAAGCATCGGTGACCATGGATATCGCCGGACTCTCGTTCGAGGACGAGACCGGCTACCAGCGCTTTGCCGATCTGGCGGCGCACGAATTTTTTCACGTCTGGAACGTCAAGCGCATCCGCGACCGCGTGCTGGGCCCGTTCGATTACACGGGCGAAAATTACACCCGCCTGCTGTGGTTCCACGAAGGCTTCACCGACTATCTGGCCAACGTGATCATCCAGCGGGCCGGCATTCTGTCCGAAGCGCTGTTCTGGAAGTGGATCGCCGAGGATTTCCCCAGATATGCCAACCGCCCCGGCCGCAACGTCACGCCCCTGGACGAGCTGTCGTTCGAAGCCTGGATCAAGCTTTACAAGCCGGCCGAGAACCACGTCAACGACACCGTCAGCTATTACGAGAAAGGCCTGTGGGCGGGCCTGGTGCTGGATCTGAAGCTGCGCGTGCGCAGCGGCGGCGCGCGTGGACTGCCCGACGTCTTTCGCCGGCTGTGGGATCGCTTCGGCGCCCGCGATCGGCCCATCGACGAGGCCGACGTGCGCGCGGCGACGGCGGCGGTGGCCGGCGCGCCGATGGACGACTTCTTTGCACGCTACATCCACGGCCTGGACGAACTTCCGGTGTTGCCACTGCTGCGCAAGGCGGGACTCATCGCCCGCGAACGGGCCGAATGGGAGCCGGACGATCCGGGCGCTGGCGGCCGTGATCGCCTGAAGGAGCAGCGCCTGCGCGCCTGGTCGGGCATCGCCTTGCACCCCGACCGCACGCTGATCCGCACCGTGGCCCCCGGCTCGCCCGCCGATCGCGCCGGGCTGACGTTCAACGACGAGGTCGTCGCCGTCGGCGGTGACCGGGTGAACGCCGCCACCTTCGCCAAGCGCATCGCCGACCACCGCCCGGGCCAGGCCTGCGCGATCACTTTCTTTCGCCGCGACGTTTTGCAGGAGGCGACGCTGACCCTGAGCGAAAACCCCGAACGCAAGCTGGTGGTGAAGCCCGATCCGAAAGCCGTCAAGACGGCGCTGGCCATCCGGCGCGGGTGGCTGGGCTTGTAA
- a CDS encoding radical SAM protein has translation MKIALIYPPTCDPTAPYLAVPMLTGFLRGNGVDVLPVDANVEAYDFLLRPAPLATLRQRIEDRLTDLDARPRLDHTAQLAYSALWRARGDAQAVPATIDDATAILRDGERFFDADLYAGAVDTVDAALRVVSAAHAPLAMDFTAYRTPFALTTPEEIARDAAPERDPYDAYVTQQLIPRLRGEGVAAVGLSICFPGQLQPAYAFALKLKAALPGVHLTVGGPAITQLLIRLRGVDLRRALGPFDTAVVFEGEHTLLSLCRALDAGGGRAALAAIPNLVHRDPLLGAKYLPGHSSEDMRQLPPPDFDGLPLDRYFSPRVVLPYDPTRGCYWGKCTFCHYGLAEVGTASYRERAVDEVVAHLGALSRRFGTHYFYLSQDSVAPKTLVKLAAALEASGLGLRWATDLKPEKYLTAERAAVLRRGGAVACALGVESANPRVLKMIDKGAPISVVAEVMNHLAAAGIAPEAMCFTGFPTETAAEAMDTLHFLDQHRDQVAAFIVGEFDLTHGALVAQDPQRFGLRETWQVDGDQLGTALFYEENTPSKRPGEQARLDRALDRLSAGWLLRRYPWAGSLSTAHTVLYYDRFGADVIQRLAGQVQGGVIGAEAHTFTARFDLDETAAAQERDATIWHQLTRVQRRISRPAYDELAAQQPMVAPHPGRYRVSAGLPPAAVGGSPRRGRRPSGAPNALRR, from the coding sequence ATGAAAATCGCCCTGATTTACCCGCCGACCTGCGATCCGACCGCGCCCTATCTGGCGGTGCCGATGCTGACTGGATTCCTGCGCGGCAACGGCGTCGACGTGCTGCCCGTCGACGCCAACGTCGAGGCCTACGACTTCTTGCTGCGCCCGGCGCCGCTGGCGACCCTCCGCCAGCGCATCGAAGATCGACTGACCGACCTTGATGCGCGCCCGCGCCTGGACCACACCGCGCAGCTTGCCTACAGCGCCTTGTGGCGCGCGCGCGGCGATGCCCAGGCGGTGCCCGCGACCATCGACGATGCCACCGCCATCCTGCGCGACGGCGAACGTTTCTTCGACGCCGATCTCTACGCCGGGGCCGTCGACACCGTCGATGCGGCGTTGCGGGTGGTCTCGGCGGCGCACGCCCCGCTGGCGATGGACTTCACCGCCTATCGCACGCCGTTCGCCCTCACCACGCCCGAGGAGATCGCCCGTGACGCCGCGCCCGAGCGCGATCCGTACGACGCGTACGTGACCCAGCAGCTGATCCCGCGCCTGCGCGGTGAAGGCGTGGCGGCGGTCGGGCTGTCGATCTGCTTTCCCGGCCAGCTGCAACCAGCCTACGCCTTTGCCCTGAAGCTGAAGGCGGCGCTGCCGGGCGTGCACCTGACCGTCGGTGGGCCGGCCATCACGCAGCTTTTGATTCGCTTGCGCGGCGTGGATCTGCGGCGCGCGCTGGGGCCGTTCGACACCGCGGTGGTCTTCGAAGGCGAGCACACCCTGCTGTCCCTCTGCCGCGCGCTGGACGCTGGCGGCGGGCGCGCGGCGCTGGCGGCGATCCCCAATTTGGTCCACCGCGATCCTTTGCTGGGCGCCAAATATTTGCCCGGCCATTCCAGCGAGGATATGCGGCAGCTGCCGCCGCCCGATTTCGACGGCTTGCCTCTGGACCGTTATTTTTCGCCGCGGGTGGTGCTGCCGTACGATCCCACCCGCGGCTGTTACTGGGGCAAGTGCACGTTCTGTCACTACGGCCTGGCCGAGGTGGGAACCGCCAGCTACCGCGAGCGTGCCGTCGACGAGGTGGTCGCGCACCTGGGCGCGCTGTCGCGCCGCTTTGGGACGCACTATTTCTATCTGTCGCAAGATTCGGTGGCGCCGAAGACGCTGGTCAAGCTGGCGGCGGCGCTGGAAGCGTCGGGCCTGGGCCTGCGCTGGGCCACCGACCTCAAGCCGGAGAAATACCTCACCGCCGAAAGGGCGGCGGTCTTGCGCCGGGGCGGCGCGGTGGCCTGCGCGCTGGGCGTCGAATCCGCCAACCCGCGGGTCTTGAAGATGATCGACAAGGGCGCGCCCATCAGCGTGGTCGCCGAGGTGATGAATCACCTGGCTGCCGCCGGCATCGCCCCCGAAGCGATGTGCTTCACCGGTTTTCCGACCGAGACCGCCGCCGAGGCGATGGACACCCTGCACTTTCTGGATCAGCACCGCGACCAGGTGGCGGCGTTCATCGTCGGCGAGTTCGATCTCACCCACGGGGCGCTGGTGGCGCAGGACCCGCAGCGCTTCGGCCTGCGCGAAACCTGGCAGGTCGACGGCGACCAGCTGGGCACGGCGCTGTTCTACGAAGAAAACACCCCTTCGAAACGCCCTGGCGAACAGGCCCGTCTGGATCGGGCGCTGGATCGGTTGTCGGCGGGCTGGCTGCTGCGGCGCTATCCCTGGGCCGGATCGCTGTCGACCGCGCACACCGTGCTGTACTACGACCGCTTCGGCGCCGACGTCATCCAGCGGCTGGCGGGTCAAGTGCAAGGCGGCGTTATCGGGGCCGAGGCGCACACCTTCACGGCGCGATTCGATCTCGACGAAACGGCGGCGGCGCAGGAGCGCGACGCCACCATCTGGCACCAGCTGACCCGGGTCCAGCGTCGAATCTCCCGCCCCGCCTACGACGAACTGGCGGCGCAGCAGCCGATGGTGGCGCCGCACCCGGGACGCTATCGGGTCAGCGCGGGCCTTCCGCCGGCGGCGGTGGGCGGGTCACCCCGCCGCGGCCGCCGCCCGTCGGGCGCGCCGAACGCGCTTCGACGCTGA